The proteins below are encoded in one region of Silene latifolia isolate original U9 population chromosome 2, ASM4854445v1, whole genome shotgun sequence:
- the LOC141642679 gene encoding uncharacterized protein LOC141642679, whose product MKAVVITSPGGPEVLQLQEVEDPEIKDDQVLIKVEATALNRADTLQRKGSYPPPPGSPPYPGLECSGIILQVGKLVTRWKVGDQVCALLGGGGYAEKVAVPAGHVLPVPTGISLKEAASFPEVACTVWSTVFMMSKLSEGESFLVHGGSSGIGTFAIQIAKYYGAKVFVTAGSDEKLAFCKDLGADVCINYKTEDFVARVKEETGGKGVDVILDNMGGAYFQRNIDSLNFDGRLFIIGLQGGVSTQVNLGSFLAKRLTVQGAGLRNRSPENKASIIKEVETKVWPAIVANKVKPVIYKSFPLSQAAEAHQLMESSQHIGKILLLA is encoded by the exons ATGAAGGCAGTGGTAATAACAAGTCCAGGAGGTCCAGAAGTTCTACAACTACAAGAAGTAGAAGACCCAGAAATCAAAGATGATCAAGTATTAATCAAAGTAGAAGCAACTGCCCTTAATAGAGCAGACACCCTTCAACGCAAGGGATCCTACCCTCCTCCACCTGGTTCCCCACCTTACCCTGGTCTTGAATGTTCTGGTATCATTCTCCAAGTCGGCAAACTTGTTACTCGTTGGAAAGTTGGTGATCAG GTATGCGCTCTTCTTGGCGGAGGAGGCTATGCTGAGAAAGTTGCTGTTCCTGCGGGGCACGTCCTGCCTGTTCCAACTGGCATTTCTCTCAAAGAAGCTGCAAGTTTTCCTGAGGTGGCTTGTACTGTTTGGTCAACCGTTTTTATGATGAGCAAACTCTCAGAAGGAGAATCATTCTTG GTTCATGGAGGTTCTAGCGGGATTGGCACATTTGCAATTCAGATAGCTAAATATTATGGAGCAAAAGTTTTTGTTACAGCAG GAAGTGACGAAAAATTGGCATTTTGCAAAGATCTTGGAGCTGATGTGTGCATCAATTATAAGACAGAAGATTTTGTGGCAAGAGTGAAAGAAGAAACCGGAGGAAAAG GTGTTGATGTCATATTGGACAATATGGGCGGGGCTTACTTTCAGCGTAACATTGACAGCTTAAATTTTGATGGGCGTCTTTTCATCATCGGCCTTCAAGGTGGAGTTTCTACACAAGTGAACCTTGGAAGTTTCCTTGCTAAGAGACTCACAGTGCAAG GTGCTGGCTTGCGAAATAGAAGTCCTGAGAACAAAGCAAGCATCATCAAGGAGGTTGAGACGAAGGTATGGCCGGCAATCGTAGCCAACAAAGTGAAGCCTGTGATATATAAGAGCTTCCCTTTGTCACAGGCAGCTGAAGCTCATCAGCTGATGGAGAGCAGCCAGCACATTGGCAAAATATTGCTTCTGGCATGA